A genomic region of Prosthecobacter algae contains the following coding sequences:
- a CDS encoding beta strand repeat-containing protein: MKLTALKVVHGCALRVTRDCRLLAALSSLLLASPLPAQTLQWDANGTGDGVTDGGGTWNTSNSNWWNGSTNVSWNNAAGSIAVLGNGTSPGLSTAAATITLNGTLNAGGLQFNTLNLTNAETRAYVLTGGTLALTNEATISLANGSSNVGNARITISSAISGNNIKLEKTGTDLGLITLNGANTWTGTLTMPTLANSGGVFLSVGNIASISSLGAIDVQTNNSLVINYGQTNAMNVAISLAGTGNGARGALRFDQNRTLSGPITLTAGAGISTNAGATTGNIAGNIGELGGSRALTINSSTAAAGTIVLSGNNTFTGGVIVNNGTLRIGSVGALNSSSPNLLTFANSTQAKSVVLDGFSITTAGLSTKGSTDVVTVQNANATPATLTLRNATTQTFRGSLSDGTGGGALSLVKTGLGTQVLTRANTYTGSTTITAGSLQLDFAATGAPASNILGSSSTLVLNGGTLALTGGASAANSQTVNGLTVAPGRSTISLTTNATTPQNLLLNVGAITVQNGGTVNFILPAGTQGVSNGIRTTSINDASGILGGWATVNGNDWASVSGGNIVAYTGYQQITNFSSGDNSQGPLPNNPNANVKIVDGGTAGDIALGNPSGITDINTLVQASVGPAVIASGSTATLRLGTQGGILLTTDAGNLTVGAAPNNGSVLTAGGSVSGTAGQISFTDQVAAQVTTVNSIINDNGAGVTVAVVKNGPGTLILAGTTSSYTGGTFLNGGLTRIAADRSLGAIPGSAQAGNLTFNGGTLQWATGFNLSSNRGIALLAGGGAFDTQIHTTTYGGIISGPGGLTKLATGSVNGSGTLALTGANTYAGETVVTSGTLLISHNQALGSTAGGTQVASAGILRLNEGITVTGETLTLNGPGNNQGNLQVQTGSAEWAGDIIIGNDAARIGTGTATGVLTISGVIKNGAGSKLGISAQSGGTVILSGANTYTGVTEMIRGTLRLGQDNALASATVLSLLTNTVVTEAVAVDLYGFDQTVSGLRHGVVSNVDNINITNSQAGDESIFTLNQATNQTYSGKITGNLAFIKEGAGTLTLTNTFNAIVTASPLVTTPVASVSNYTGKTTIRAGTLALSENGNLTGTPWIQVDQNALFSISGRSSGDYTLNAQVLSGRGSVNGLLNVAGSSYLSPGDSTGSLANAGNGLGELTFTNLTLQGGTPTLRALFQIGATSSNLADILSAGNPAYFANADSGGLYDSLQVNGTLGLNAGSTLKVELQGSYVPQLGDVFNLLDWTTTLNPDADGAGGAGAFTLADLDLTSANAILMNNGWFFETSQFLEHGIIYVAVIPEPSRALLLTLGGLFLLGRRHRSITQGL; encoded by the coding sequence ATGAAACTGACCGCCCTGAAAGTCGTTCACGGCTGCGCCTTGCGCGTCACCCGTGACTGCCGCCTGCTCGCCGCCCTGTCAAGCCTGCTGCTGGCCAGCCCCCTCCCCGCTCAGACTTTGCAGTGGGATGCCAATGGCACTGGAGATGGCGTGACCGATGGCGGCGGCACCTGGAACACCAGCAACAGCAACTGGTGGAATGGCAGCACGAACGTGAGCTGGAACAATGCCGCAGGAAGCATCGCCGTGCTGGGAAATGGCACCTCGCCAGGCCTATCCACCGCAGCGGCCACCATCACTCTCAACGGCACCTTGAATGCCGGGGGGCTGCAATTCAATACCCTCAATCTCACCAATGCGGAAACACGCGCCTACGTGCTGACAGGGGGAACGCTGGCCCTAACCAATGAAGCGACCATCAGCCTAGCCAATGGCAGCTCCAATGTCGGCAATGCCCGCATCACCATCAGTTCCGCCATCTCTGGCAATAACATCAAGTTGGAGAAAACAGGCACCGACCTGGGGCTCATCACCCTCAATGGTGCCAACACCTGGACTGGGACTTTGACGATGCCGACACTGGCCAACTCCGGTGGCGTTTTTCTCAGCGTGGGAAACATTGCCTCCATCAGCAGTCTGGGGGCCATTGATGTGCAGACTAACAACAGTTTGGTCATCAACTATGGTCAGACTAACGCGATGAATGTGGCCATATCGCTCGCCGGTACGGGCAATGGTGCGCGCGGAGCCCTGCGTTTTGATCAAAACCGCACACTCTCAGGCCCTATCACTCTGACTGCTGGGGCAGGCATCTCCACCAACGCGGGTGCAACCACCGGAAACATCGCCGGGAACATCGGCGAACTTGGCGGTAGCCGCGCCTTAACGATCAACAGCAGCACCGCCGCCGCTGGCACCATCGTCCTGAGTGGCAATAACACCTTTACGGGTGGGGTCATCGTGAACAACGGCACGCTACGCATCGGTAGTGTGGGCGCATTGAACAGCAGCAGCCCGAATTTGCTCACCTTCGCCAACAGCACCCAGGCCAAGTCCGTGGTGCTCGATGGTTTTTCCATCACCACAGCGGGCCTTTCCACTAAAGGAAGTACCGATGTGGTGACGGTGCAGAATGCCAATGCCACACCCGCTACTTTGACCCTTCGAAATGCGACCACGCAGACCTTTCGCGGCAGCCTTTCCGATGGCACCGGCGGCGGCGCGCTGTCTCTGGTGAAAACCGGCCTAGGCACCCAGGTGCTGACCCGGGCGAACACCTACACCGGCAGCACCACCATCACGGCTGGTAGCTTGCAACTGGACTTCGCCGCCACGGGTGCCCCTGCGTCTAACATCTTGGGCAGCAGTTCCACTCTCGTCCTCAATGGCGGCACCCTGGCCCTCACGGGCGGAGCCTCCGCTGCCAATAGCCAGACGGTCAATGGACTCACCGTGGCACCTGGCAGATCCACGATCAGCCTAACCACCAATGCAACCACGCCGCAGAATCTGCTTCTCAATGTCGGCGCGATCACGGTCCAGAATGGTGGCACGGTGAATTTCATCCTGCCCGCCGGGACCCAGGGCGTGAGCAACGGCATCCGCACCACCAGTATCAATGATGCCAGCGGTATCCTAGGCGGCTGGGCCACCGTGAATGGCAATGACTGGGCCAGCGTTTCCGGAGGCAACATCGTCGCCTACACAGGTTATCAACAGATCACAAACTTCAGCAGCGGCGACAACTCGCAAGGCCCTCTGCCTAACAACCCCAATGCCAATGTCAAAATCGTGGACGGCGGGACAGCGGGCGACATCGCCTTGGGAAATCCTAGCGGCATCACGGACATCAATACCCTCGTCCAGGCATCCGTCGGGCCTGCCGTCATCGCCAGTGGGTCCACGGCCACGCTTCGCCTAGGCACCCAGGGAGGCATCCTCCTGACCACCGATGCGGGGAACTTGACCGTGGGCGCTGCGCCTAACAATGGAAGCGTGCTCACAGCCGGAGGAAGCGTCAGCGGCACGGCTGGGCAGATCTCCTTCACGGACCAAGTGGCCGCCCAAGTCACCACGGTGAACTCCATCATCAATGACAACGGCGCAGGTGTTACGGTGGCGGTGGTGAAAAACGGTCCCGGCACCCTCATCTTAGCGGGCACCACCAGCAGCTACACGGGCGGCACTTTTCTCAATGGCGGCCTCACCCGCATCGCCGCAGACCGCAGCCTAGGGGCCATTCCTGGCAGTGCACAGGCGGGTAATCTCACCTTCAATGGCGGCACGCTGCAATGGGCCACAGGCTTCAATCTCAGCAGCAATCGTGGCATCGCCCTGCTGGCGGGCGGTGGAGCCTTCGACACGCAAATTCACACCACAACCTACGGCGGCATCATCAGCGGCCCTGGAGGCCTGACCAAGCTGGCCACCGGCAGCGTCAATGGATCTGGCACCCTCGCCCTCACTGGTGCGAATACGTATGCGGGGGAGACCGTCGTCACCTCCGGCACGCTCCTGATCTCTCACAATCAAGCCCTGGGCAGCACGGCCGGTGGCACCCAAGTGGCCAGCGCGGGCATCCTACGACTGAATGAAGGCATCACCGTCACCGGTGAGACCCTCACCCTCAACGGCCCAGGCAATAACCAGGGGAACCTGCAAGTGCAGACCGGCAGTGCGGAATGGGCGGGCGACATCATCATCGGCAATGACGCGGCGCGTATCGGCACCGGCACTGCCACGGGTGTCCTCACCATCAGTGGGGTCATCAAAAACGGAGCCGGAAGCAAGCTGGGCATCAGTGCCCAAAGCGGCGGCACCGTGATCCTTTCGGGAGCGAATACTTACACCGGAGTCACCGAAATGATCCGTGGGACCTTGCGCCTGGGGCAGGACAATGCCCTCGCCTCCGCCACCGTGCTCTCCTTGCTCACCAACACCGTCGTGACGGAAGCCGTGGCCGTGGATCTTTATGGTTTTGACCAGACCGTCTCCGGCCTGCGCCATGGGGTGGTATCGAACGTAGACAACATCAACATCACCAATTCTCAGGCCGGGGACGAGTCCATCTTCACCCTCAATCAAGCGACGAATCAAACCTACAGTGGCAAGATCACAGGGAATCTAGCTTTCATCAAAGAAGGCGCCGGCACCCTCACGCTGACCAATACCTTCAACGCCATCGTGACCGCTTCTCCGCTGGTCACCACCCCCGTCGCCAGCGTCAGCAACTACACGGGCAAGACCACGATCCGCGCGGGAACCCTGGCCCTCAGTGAAAACGGCAACCTCACCGGCACCCCCTGGATCCAGGTGGATCAAAATGCGCTTTTCAGCATCTCTGGCCGCAGCAGTGGTGACTACACCCTCAATGCGCAAGTGCTCTCTGGACGCGGCAGCGTGAATGGGCTACTAAATGTGGCAGGCAGCAGCTACCTCAGCCCCGGTGACTCCACAGGCAGCCTGGCGAATGCGGGCAATGGCCTGGGCGAACTGACCTTCACCAACCTCACCCTGCAAGGCGGCACGCCCACCCTGCGCGCCCTTTTCCAAATCGGTGCCACCAGCAGCAACCTGGCCGATATTTTATCTGCCGGAAACCCGGCCTATTTTGCCAATGCCGACTCCGGCGGCCTCTACGACAGCCTGCAAGTCAATGGCACTCTGGGCCTGAATGCAGGCAGCACCCTGAAGGTGGAACTCCAGGGCAGCTACGTCCCGCAACTCGGCGATGTCTTTAACCTGCTAGACTGGACCACCACGCTGAACCCCGATGCCGATGGAGCCGGCGGTGCGGGAGCCTTCACCCTAGCCGATCTGGACCTGACCAGCGCCAACGCCATCCTCATGAACAATGGCTGGTTTTTCGAAACCTCCCAGTTCCTCGAGCATGGCATCATCTACGTGGCCGTGATCCCGGAACCCTCCCGCGCGCTATTGCTCACGCTCGGAGGCCTGTTTCTGCTAGGCCGCCGGCACCGCTCGATCACGCAAGGCTTGTAA
- a CDS encoding DEAD/DEAH box helicase — MPDFATSLPGLLQSFDPRLRQEAERLADDDAIRGLDIVEDEVLAEVILDDRRVNVRWALEDDAWISESDCDEEPLHLLALCAALVAAQRRFARQAPNSTAPSLPPEETFQLMLERRLARQLTPEEEGYLSKLEKRFQRVRQSGHIYDQDMVRLHPRWSIQSVDPLALWPEPPVNLREFWEYVALALNERSLPAPSFLRNSVDLDAVRARLSAWRQERTLPLWRERIRTLLRSLSDAPPKLRRNCDLRLIITPSEARLQMRAGEDTAFRNVAGAELTSLENEYERGALTLPAAAELLLLTCVSQAGANPGDVCRFDLDTHSRWLGTLFQQPALQARLLTLDEMPFRRVNEPLRWSSKEEAETGQLRLELIQSDGTPAPLPLRVMHGVEPLFLSADTVFTGPLWFPEETRLDSPASIPINALATQDGIAFLEKLSLPLPADIAARIRHEPLQVQVRASCIARSHATSTEHAVFQVEAATPDGTVREVLRYAGWQPTENARPDDDNSIICRDRTALGLAEAALQDMRPVYDAEHEGFRVRLTKTFPDQFNNWAQSLPDGMSLTADERLQSILADPLIARVRIEASQTANIDWFDLKMVFEVDGADLKAADIRRLIAAKGGFVQLADGTWRRVKLELSEEQQAMMDQLGLDMDEFSNEAHRLHWRQLTGQGAKEIINPRAWQNLTQRMEEAKLEERPPVPEGLGVTLRPYQEEGFHFLSYLSLNKFGGILADDMGLGKTIQSITWILWLRSRYRNAWPCLVVCPKSVLDVWATEFAKAAPGLKVQVLRDKEELNLEALYKDYHVMVMNYAQLRGCIELLESVKWLAVILDEGQHIKNPDSKAAKAARMLKAESRLVLSGTPVENRLLDLWSLMTFAAPGALGDRNYFHRHFDRRKDAKASERLSARLKPFLLRRTKSQVAKDLPARSEEAMLCEMSGTQERLYREELAKAQHMVLTASGFEVLAQKRFAILQALTRLRQICCHPALVDKSAGDEDSAKLTSTLELIEGLHAEGHKVLLFSQFVTMLSIIRDNLDTMKIPHYWLTGSTNNRSEVVQSFQEDPDPCVFLLSLKAGGSGLNLTSASYVILYDPWWNPAVEAQAIDRAHRIGQTQPVMAYRMITKGTIEEKIMLLQQKKSLMSANILGEGGFSSTLEKSDFEFLFGLEAEEALRSED; from the coding sequence ATGCCTGACTTCGCCACATCCCTCCCCGGTCTCCTTCAGTCTTTTGATCCACGCCTCCGACAGGAGGCGGAACGCCTCGCCGATGATGATGCCATTCGCGGTCTCGACATTGTGGAGGACGAAGTGCTGGCAGAGGTGATCTTAGACGACCGCCGTGTGAACGTGCGATGGGCCCTCGAGGACGATGCCTGGATCTCGGAAAGCGACTGCGATGAAGAGCCGCTGCATCTGCTCGCCCTGTGTGCTGCCCTGGTGGCCGCGCAGCGTCGGTTTGCTCGCCAGGCACCCAACAGCACTGCGCCTTCCCTGCCCCCCGAGGAAACCTTTCAGCTCATGCTGGAACGGCGTCTCGCCCGCCAGCTCACCCCCGAAGAAGAAGGATACCTCAGCAAGCTGGAAAAACGCTTTCAACGCGTGCGCCAGAGCGGCCACATTTATGATCAGGACATGGTGCGTCTGCACCCGCGCTGGAGCATCCAAAGTGTGGATCCCCTGGCCCTTTGGCCTGAGCCGCCGGTGAACCTGCGCGAGTTCTGGGAATACGTGGCCCTAGCGCTGAATGAGCGCAGCCTGCCCGCTCCATCCTTCCTACGCAACAGTGTGGACCTGGATGCCGTGCGCGCCCGCCTCAGTGCCTGGCGTCAGGAACGCACGCTGCCCCTGTGGCGCGAACGCATCCGCACCCTACTGCGCAGCTTGTCTGACGCTCCGCCAAAACTGCGCCGCAACTGTGACTTACGCCTCATCATCACCCCCTCCGAGGCCCGCCTGCAAATGCGTGCCGGTGAGGACACCGCCTTCCGCAATGTGGCGGGTGCAGAGCTGACGTCCCTGGAAAACGAATATGAACGCGGCGCGCTGACGCTGCCTGCCGCCGCAGAACTGCTGCTGCTGACCTGCGTGAGCCAGGCCGGGGCCAACCCAGGGGATGTCTGCCGTTTTGATCTAGATACGCACAGCCGCTGGCTGGGCACCCTGTTTCAACAACCAGCCTTGCAGGCACGCCTGCTGACGCTGGATGAAATGCCATTCCGCAGGGTGAATGAACCCCTTCGCTGGTCTAGCAAAGAAGAGGCTGAAACGGGTCAACTGCGGCTGGAACTCATCCAGTCCGATGGCACCCCGGCCCCGCTCCCCCTTCGCGTGATGCATGGCGTGGAACCTCTCTTCCTCTCGGCAGACACCGTCTTCACAGGACCGCTGTGGTTCCCTGAGGAGACCCGCCTCGATTCACCGGCTTCCATCCCGATCAATGCCCTGGCGACCCAGGATGGCATCGCCTTCCTGGAAAAGCTGAGCTTGCCCCTGCCTGCGGACATCGCTGCCCGTATCCGGCATGAGCCGCTGCAAGTACAGGTGCGAGCCAGTTGCATCGCCCGCTCCCATGCCACCAGCACAGAGCACGCCGTTTTCCAAGTGGAGGCCGCCACTCCCGATGGCACCGTGAGAGAAGTCCTCCGCTATGCTGGCTGGCAGCCCACAGAAAACGCCCGGCCCGATGATGACAACAGCATCATCTGCCGTGACCGCACCGCCCTGGGTCTGGCCGAAGCTGCGCTGCAAGACATGCGTCCTGTTTACGACGCCGAGCATGAAGGCTTCCGCGTGCGTCTCACCAAGACCTTTCCAGACCAGTTCAATAACTGGGCCCAAAGCTTGCCTGACGGCATGAGCCTGACGGCGGACGAACGACTGCAATCCATCCTGGCAGATCCCCTCATCGCCCGCGTGCGAATCGAGGCCTCCCAGACAGCCAACATTGACTGGTTTGACCTGAAAATGGTCTTTGAAGTGGACGGTGCCGACCTGAAAGCCGCAGACATCCGCCGCCTCATCGCTGCCAAAGGGGGCTTTGTGCAGCTTGCCGATGGCACCTGGCGCCGCGTCAAGCTGGAGCTCAGCGAAGAACAGCAGGCTATGATGGACCAGCTAGGTCTGGACATGGATGAATTCAGCAATGAGGCGCATCGCCTGCATTGGCGTCAGCTCACAGGCCAGGGGGCCAAAGAAATCATCAACCCACGCGCCTGGCAGAATCTGACCCAGCGCATGGAAGAGGCAAAACTGGAAGAGCGCCCACCCGTGCCGGAAGGCCTGGGTGTGACCCTTCGTCCCTACCAGGAAGAGGGCTTCCATTTCCTCTCCTACCTCAGCTTAAACAAATTCGGCGGCATCTTGGCTGATGACATGGGTCTGGGTAAAACCATCCAGAGCATCACATGGATTCTGTGGCTGCGCAGTCGCTACCGCAATGCCTGGCCGTGCCTCGTCGTCTGTCCGAAGTCAGTCCTCGACGTCTGGGCCACAGAATTCGCCAAGGCAGCCCCAGGGCTGAAAGTGCAAGTACTGCGCGACAAAGAAGAGCTGAATCTGGAAGCCCTCTACAAGGACTACCACGTCATGGTGATGAACTACGCACAGCTCCGTGGCTGCATCGAGCTGCTGGAATCCGTGAAATGGCTGGCCGTCATCCTCGATGAAGGACAGCACATCAAAAACCCTGACAGCAAAGCTGCCAAGGCCGCCCGCATGCTAAAGGCTGAAAGCCGTCTCGTTCTCAGCGGTACACCGGTGGAGAACCGCTTGTTAGACCTATGGAGCCTCATGACCTTTGCTGCCCCTGGTGCCCTAGGAGATCGTAATTATTTCCATCGCCACTTCGACCGCCGCAAGGATGCCAAGGCCAGCGAGCGCCTTTCCGCCCGCTTGAAACCGTTCTTGCTACGCCGTACAAAATCGCAGGTGGCTAAAGACCTGCCTGCACGTAGTGAAGAAGCCATGCTTTGTGAAATGAGCGGCACGCAGGAGCGCCTGTATCGGGAAGAACTGGCCAAGGCCCAGCACATGGTGCTCACCGCCTCCGGCTTTGAAGTGCTCGCGCAGAAGCGCTTCGCCATCCTACAGGCCCTCACCCGCCTGCGCCAGATCTGCTGTCACCCCGCCCTTGTGGATAAATCTGCCGGAGATGAGGACAGCGCCAAGCTGACCTCCACCCTGGAGCTCATCGAAGGCCTCCATGCCGAAGGGCACAAGGTGTTGCTCTTCAGCCAGTTTGTTACCATGCTGAGCATCATCCGGGACAACCTGGATACCATGAAAATCCCGCACTACTGGCTCACTGGCAGCACTAACAATCGTTCCGAAGTGGTACAGAGCTTCCAGGAAGATCCAGATCCATGCGTCTTCCTCCTGTCTCTGAAGGCAGGCGGCAGCGGTCTGAACCTGACCTCGGCCAGCTACGTCATCCTTTACGATCCGTGGTGGAACCCTGCCGTGGAAGCGCAGGCCATTGACCGTGCCCACCGCATCGGCCAGACCCAGCCCGTGATGGCGTACCGGATGATCACCAAAGGCACCATCGAAGAAAAGATCATGCTCCTGCAGCAGAAGAAGAGCCTCATGTCCGCCAATATTCTGGGCGAAGGCGGCTTCTCCAGCACGCTGGAAAAATCCGACTTCGAGTTCCTCTTTGGCCTGGAGGCCGAAGAAGCACTGCGTTCCGAAGATTGA
- a CDS encoding AraC family transcriptional regulator — translation MKIPPQETSFLKNLYATPADWQRDLFYSVVRAGHLKAGVEHRIQRETYPGHELILCLSGQGWVQVAGKKHEVGPQQLVWVNCHHPHAYGAVSKDPWEVYWVRAEGRSLDRISQLLEVRSMPVFAGFDAGQAAMEFERSFDYLEGNRPCDAAHVNAAVSSIIAMAFDARLSDPDLIRPDLPMPVQKALEKMRLYFHQPIRVVELAQLAGMSESHFSRQFKAAIGTSPIDWLRRERINQAKRRLIESDDPVKEIARQVGYADQFFFSKDFKRMTKLTPTQFREEERQN, via the coding sequence ATGAAAATCCCCCCTCAGGAGACCAGCTTTCTCAAGAATCTCTACGCCACTCCAGCGGACTGGCAGAGAGACTTGTTTTATTCAGTGGTCAGGGCCGGGCATTTGAAAGCGGGGGTCGAGCACCGCATCCAGCGGGAAACCTACCCAGGGCATGAACTTATTCTCTGCCTCAGTGGCCAGGGCTGGGTGCAGGTGGCCGGGAAAAAACATGAGGTGGGTCCGCAGCAACTCGTGTGGGTGAACTGCCACCACCCCCACGCCTACGGGGCCGTTTCCAAAGATCCGTGGGAGGTTTATTGGGTGCGGGCCGAGGGGCGCTCGCTCGACCGCATTTCTCAACTGCTGGAGGTGCGCTCCATGCCGGTGTTTGCAGGCTTTGATGCGGGCCAAGCTGCCATGGAGTTTGAGCGCAGTTTCGATTATTTAGAGGGCAATCGGCCCTGCGATGCCGCTCACGTTAATGCTGCAGTTTCGTCCATCATCGCCATGGCCTTTGATGCGCGTTTGTCAGATCCAGATCTCATTCGCCCGGATCTGCCCATGCCGGTCCAGAAGGCACTGGAGAAAATGCGTCTCTACTTCCACCAACCCATCCGCGTGGTGGAACTGGCCCAACTCGCAGGCATGAGCGAAAGCCATTTCAGCCGCCAGTTCAAAGCCGCCATCGGCACCAGCCCCATTGACTGGCTGCGCCGCGAGCGCATCAACCAGGCCAAGCGCCGCCTCATTGAGTCCGACGACCCCGTCAAAGAAATCGCCCGCCAAGTGGGGTATGCCGACCAGTTTTTCTTCAGCAAGGACTTCAAACGCATGACCAAGCTAACGCCCACCCAGTTCCGCGAAGAAGAGCGGCAGAATTAG
- a CDS encoding Maf family protein: MTSLPPPPLVLASQSPRRIELLREAGYAFDILVPDVEEAHDASLTPEALTVENARRKAAVGAALRPEALVIGADTLVYVDGDPLGKPKDLDEALAMMRRLSGRQHQVCTGVYLAREGGSAGEGFHVITEVTFKPLTDALIQAYHARVNPLDKAGAYGIQECSEMILDQYEGSWTNVMGLPMEKLVEVLGKAAGA, encoded by the coding sequence ATGACCTCCCTCCCCCCGCCGCCTCTGGTGCTGGCCTCTCAGTCTCCCCGGCGCATCGAACTGCTGCGAGAAGCGGGCTACGCCTTTGACATCCTCGTCCCTGACGTAGAAGAAGCCCACGATGCCAGCCTGACGCCCGAGGCTCTGACGGTGGAAAACGCCCGGCGCAAAGCTGCTGTAGGGGCTGCATTGAGACCGGAGGCCCTCGTCATCGGCGCAGATACCCTCGTCTATGTGGATGGAGATCCACTGGGCAAACCGAAGGATTTGGATGAAGCCCTGGCCATGATGCGCCGCCTTTCGGGCCGCCAGCATCAGGTCTGCACGGGGGTTTATCTAGCTCGCGAAGGAGGCAGTGCGGGGGAAGGTTTCCATGTCATCACCGAAGTCACGTTTAAACCGCTCACGGATGCACTCATCCAGGCCTACCACGCCCGAGTCAATCCCCTGGACAAGGCCGGTGCCTACGGCATCCAGGAATGCAGCGAGATGATTCTGGACCAATACGAAGGCTCCTGGACCAACGTCATGGGCCTGCCCATGGAGAAGTTGGTGGAGGTGCTTGGGAAGGCAGCGGGTGCCTGA
- a CDS encoding YgdI/YgdR family lipoprotein, which yields MTLLQRSLSIVALASLLASCQSTGSYKITLKDGRQYLCKGRPQFQGKTGYYRYKTFQDRDSLLRADEVLMIEEQGT from the coding sequence ATGACCCTGCTCCAGCGTTCCCTCAGCATCGTCGCCCTGGCCTCCCTTTTGGCCAGTTGCCAGTCCACCGGCAGTTATAAGATCACGCTCAAAGATGGCCGCCAATACCTGTGCAAAGGTCGGCCCCAATTTCAGGGCAAAACAGGCTACTACCGCTACAAGACTTTTCAGGATCGTGACTCACTGCTGCGGGCCGATGAAGTGCTCATGATCGAAGAACAAGGCACATGA
- a CDS encoding class I SAM-dependent methyltransferase — MSAATFLHEFVRNWKTVGAVAPSSAALASRMMESAEVGKARHVLELGPGTGAFTEAILDSMPHGSSYLGIELNETFVTQLKTRFPSMNFHIAGAQEFDFASYLADREPFDVIVSGLPWTAFPRGLQEAILGNVLPHLREGGRFATFAYYGFHRLPSGQRFRGLLHDLLPGVETSRVVWGNVPPAFVYVARK; from the coding sequence ATGTCCGCCGCCACTTTTCTGCATGAATTCGTCCGTAATTGGAAGACCGTCGGCGCGGTGGCACCTTCCAGCGCGGCTTTGGCCTCCCGGATGATGGAATCTGCCGAAGTGGGTAAGGCTCGACATGTGCTGGAGCTGGGCCCTGGCACCGGCGCTTTCACCGAGGCCATTTTGGATTCCATGCCCCATGGTTCCAGCTACTTGGGCATTGAGCTGAATGAGACCTTTGTAACTCAGCTCAAGACGCGTTTTCCCTCCATGAACTTCCACATCGCGGGGGCGCAGGAGTTCGATTTCGCCAGCTACTTGGCGGATCGCGAGCCTTTTGATGTCATCGTGAGCGGTCTGCCCTGGACGGCTTTCCCACGTGGGCTGCAGGAGGCGATTTTGGGCAATGTGCTGCCGCATCTGCGTGAAGGCGGTCGTTTTGCCACCTTCGCCTACTACGGCTTTCATCGCCTGCCCAGCGGTCAGCGTTTCCGGGGCCTGCTGCATGATCTGCTGCCCGGGGTGGAAACCAGCCGTGTGGTGTGGGGCAATGTGCCGCCGGCCTTTGTTTACGTGGCGCGTAAATAA